A genome region from Tolypothrix sp. PCC 7712 includes the following:
- a CDS encoding PEP-CTERM sorting domain-containing protein, which produces MKLAKKLSIAATSVILSVAAVSAKPSEAASVKFASQAGGTFNYNVVTDTNNETLAKSSTITVSGLAGVTNVNVADSSFLKIFGFDENQVVLTLKKAATGTAIGNPFAGLDFSIISKFTTPATVSFSVLNGTQFNAGNTTGPIEDVPEPMTVGGTLVAIGFGTWLKRKKAESVQKA; this is translated from the coding sequence ATGAAATTAGCGAAAAAGCTGAGTATTGCCGCTACTAGTGTTATCTTGTCTGTTGCTGCTGTTAGTGCTAAACCCTCTGAAGCTGCAAGTGTCAAGTTCGCTAGCCAAGCTGGTGGCACATTTAATTACAATGTAGTTACCGATACAAACAATGAAACGTTGGCTAAAAGTAGTACCATTACAGTTTCTGGTTTGGCTGGCGTAACTAATGTTAATGTTGCAGATTCATCATTTCTGAAGATTTTTGGATTTGATGAAAATCAGGTTGTTTTGACACTGAAGAAAGCAGCAACAGGTACTGCAATAGGGAACCCCTTTGCAGGATTAGATTTTTCTATAATCAGTAAATTTACAACACCAGCTACAGTCAGTTTCTCAGTTCTCAATGGTACTCAGTTCAATGCTGGGAATACCACTGGGCCTATAGAAGATGTCCCTGAACCTATGACAGTTGGTGGCACATTAGTAGCTATTGGCTTTGGTACTTGGCTGAAGCGCAAGAAAGCTGAGTCTGTGCAGAAAGCTTAG
- the atpB gene encoding F0F1 ATP synthase subunit A, with amino-acid sequence MQMLSVLNAFNSFPLAELEVGHHFYWQLGNLKIHGQVFLTSWFVIGILVIASLAATRNAQRIPRGIQNLMEYALEFIRDLAKNQLGEKEYRPWVPFIGTLFLFIFVSNWSGALIPWKLIKLPSGELAAPTNDINTTVALALLTSLAYFYAGFSKRGLGYFKKYIEPTPVLLPIAILEDFTKPLSLSFRLFGNILADELVVAVLVLLVPLFIPLPVMALGLFTSAIQALVFATLAGAYIHEAMEGHGGDEHEEHH; translated from the coding sequence ATGCAAATGCTTAGTGTCTTAAACGCCTTTAATTCATTTCCCCTAGCCGAATTAGAAGTAGGTCATCATTTCTACTGGCAATTGGGCAATCTGAAAATTCATGGGCAGGTTTTTCTCACCTCATGGTTTGTGATTGGCATTCTAGTAATAGCCTCACTAGCTGCTACTCGCAATGCACAAAGAATTCCTCGCGGCATCCAAAATTTGATGGAATATGCCCTAGAATTTATTCGGGATCTGGCAAAAAACCAACTTGGTGAGAAAGAGTACCGCCCTTGGGTGCCATTCATTGGCACATTGTTCTTGTTTATATTCGTATCGAACTGGTCAGGCGCGCTCATCCCTTGGAAACTAATCAAGTTACCTTCTGGTGAATTAGCAGCTCCCACCAATGACATCAATACGACCGTAGCATTGGCATTGCTGACCTCTTTGGCGTATTTTTACGCGGGTTTTAGCAAGCGGGGTTTGGGCTACTTTAAAAAGTATATTGAGCCAACGCCTGTTCTGTTGCCGATCGCGATCCTAGAAGATTTCACCAAGCCCCTCTCCCTAAGCTTCCGTCTATTCGGAAATATATTGGCGGATGAATTGGTTGTAGCGGTGCTGGTTCTGCTTGTTCCTCTATTTATACCTCTGCCTGTGATGGCTTTGGGTTTATTTACCAGTGCCATCCAAGCCCTGGTATTTGCTACCCTGGCTGGGGCTTATATTCATGAGGCGATGGAGGGACATGGTGGAGATGAGCATGAGGAGCATCATTAA
- a CDS encoding F0F1 ATP synthase subunit B encodes MGNMGTFLLLATEHSELAEGAAEGGFGLNLDLFETNLINLAILVGILFYFGRKVLSNILTERRSNIETAVREAEKRQKEAQIALSQAQEQLTQAQAEAQRIRKAAEESAQAAKEALLAKAAQDVERLQQTAAADLNTERERALAELRQRVAALALQKVESELRTGIADDVQQTIIDRSIAQVGGS; translated from the coding sequence ATGGGTAACATGGGCACATTCTTATTACTTGCCACAGAACACTCTGAATTAGCAGAAGGCGCAGCAGAAGGTGGTTTCGGTCTAAACCTAGACCTGTTTGAAACCAATCTCATTAACCTAGCGATTCTGGTTGGCATATTATTCTACTTCGGACGTAAAGTTTTAAGCAATATCCTCACCGAGCGACGGTCAAATATTGAAACCGCAGTTCGGGAAGCAGAAAAGCGCCAAAAAGAGGCACAAATTGCTTTATCTCAGGCGCAAGAGCAGTTAACTCAAGCTCAGGCAGAAGCGCAACGCATCCGCAAAGCTGCCGAAGAAAGCGCCCAAGCGGCTAAAGAAGCTCTGTTGGCAAAAGCAGCGCAAGACGTAGAACGCTTGCAACAAACAGCAGCAGCAGATTTGAACACAGAAAGAGAGCGAGCGCTGGCCGAACTGCGCCAGAGGGTAGCTGCATTAGCATTGCAAAAAGTCGAGTCAGAACTGCGGACTGGTATTGCTGACGATGTTCAACAAACAATAATTGACCGCAGTATCGCGCAGGTGGGAGGAAGCTGA
- the atpE gene encoding ATP synthase F0 subunit C, with protein sequence MDPLVSAASVLAAALAIGLAAIGPGIGQGNAAGQAVEGIARQPEAEGKIRGTLLLTLAFMESLTIYGLVIALVLLFANPFA encoded by the coding sequence ATGGATCCATTAGTTTCTGCTGCTTCAGTTCTGGCTGCTGCTCTAGCAATTGGTTTAGCTGCAATTGGCCCTGGTATCGGTCAAGGTAATGCTGCAGGTCAAGCAGTAGAAGGTATCGCCCGTCAACCCGAAGCAGAAGGCAAAATTCGGGGTACTCTACTGTTAACCTTGGCGTTCATGGAATCCCTCACCATTTACGGTCTGGTAATCGCTTTGGTGTTGCTATTTGCTAACCCCTTTGCCTAA
- a CDS encoding F0F1 ATP synthase subunit B', protein MFDFDATLPFMALQFLLLAALLNVIFYKPLTKVLDDRDNYIRTNTLDAKERLAKAERLTQEYEQQLADARRQSQAAIEAAQLEAKKITAQKIAEAQQEAQQERERAAIEIEQQKQQAFSELEQQVDALSRQILEKLLGPALAR, encoded by the coding sequence ATGTTTGATTTCGATGCTACTTTGCCCTTTATGGCATTGCAGTTCCTGTTGTTAGCAGCTTTATTGAATGTAATTTTCTATAAGCCACTGACCAAGGTGCTGGACGATCGCGATAATTACATCCGAACGAATACCCTTGATGCCAAAGAACGCTTGGCTAAAGCCGAACGCTTAACCCAGGAATATGAGCAACAACTAGCAGACGCTCGCAGGCAATCGCAAGCGGCTATAGAAGCAGCTCAGTTGGAAGCTAAGAAAATTACTGCCCAAAAAATCGCTGAAGCGCAACAGGAAGCTCAACAAGAAAGAGAACGAGCTGCTATTGAAATAGAGCAACAAAAACAACAAGCTTTTAGCGAGTTAGAACAACAAGTTGATGCTCTAAGCAGACAGATTCTAGAAAAACTATTAGGGCCGGCTCTCGCTAGATAA
- a CDS encoding ATP synthase subunit I yields the protein MSLSDESTASTPTTTPNAQSGSDDEERVNSMGEFYQLYQKLLVITLVLTGIIFISVWIFYSLNIALNYLIGACTGVVYLKMLAKDVERLGGEKKRLSKSRFALFIGLIVLATQWHELQILPIFLGFLTYKATLLVYTVQTAFLPDS from the coding sequence GTGAGCTTGTCAGACGAATCAACTGCATCGACTCCAACAACAACACCAAATGCTCAATCTGGTTCTGATGACGAAGAACGAGTAAACTCTATGGGAGAGTTCTATCAACTCTACCAGAAGTTGTTGGTAATCACACTTGTGTTGACAGGGATAATATTTATCTCTGTGTGGATTTTTTATTCCCTAAACATTGCTCTGAATTATTTGATTGGAGCGTGTACAGGTGTGGTTTACTTAAAAATGCTGGCCAAAGACGTTGAGCGACTCGGTGGTGAGAAAAAGCGTCTGAGTAAAAGTCGTTTTGCTCTATTTATTGGGTTGATTGTATTAGCAACTCAATGGCATGAGTTACAGATTTTGCCCATTTTTTTGGGATTTCTAACTTACAAAGCCACGCTCCTCGTCTACACCGTGCAAACTGCGTTTCTTCCTGATTCTTAA